The Clostridia bacterium DNA segment TCGAAGTGGTGCCGGAAGTAAAACCTTCTTTGGTCTTAGGCGGGTGACCTATAGGTTCGGAGACGCACTGGAGCGTAGCGGTTCCAGGGGAGCGCGCAGGTCAATCCTGTTTGCTCGTTCACGGACTCCGCGGCCTAGTTTACCGGCCCCAGGAAAAAGCCCGTGGACCGGAAACTGCATGGGCGTGAACTTCCGAGGTCCCGCTAAAGTGCTCTGCCGGCCGCCTGAGGGTTAGATTAAAAGACTCTAATCTTCCACTAATCCCCTTTTAATTCAAAGGATTTATCTTAAAATCATCGGGTACCCGATAACCCAAATTTACGATTTCCGAAAGGGGAAAGGTAAGGATGAAGAAAAAATTGCTTGCCTCTCTAACAGTAGGTGTTTTGCTCCTGGGTGCGGTCATAGGCGCTGTCGCCGTTTACGACCAGCCGGCAAGAGCGGCTTCTTCTACTCCCTCCCCGGCCCTTGCCCAGGATGTTACCCAGGCTGCGGCGCCGGCAAACGGGCAGCAGCAGGTGCAAGATAACCAACAGCAGCCTGCATACAACGCCAGCATTAAAGTAGCCAACCCGCAAAATGATAATGATACCGAAGTTAACGAGGCCAATGAGAAACAGAACGAAGCTGCCGAAAGCCAGGCTCTGCAGGCCAAAGCCAAGATTACTGCCGATGCCGCTAAAAGTGCAGCCTTGAAGGCAGTCCCGGGAACAGTGAAAAAAGTTTCCCTGGACAATGAAAATGGCAACGTCGTTTACAGCGTAGAAATCCAGACCGCCAGCGGCGTTGTAGACGTAAAGGTAGACGCC contains these protein-coding regions:
- a CDS encoding PepSY domain-containing protein; amino-acid sequence: MKKKLLASLTVGVLLLGAVIGAVAVYDQPARAASSTPSPALAQDVTQAAAPANGQQQVQDNQQQPAYNASIKVANPQNDNDTEVNEANEKQNEAAESQALQAKAKITADAAKSAALKAVPGTVKKVSLDNENGNVVYSVEIQTASGVVDVKVDAGNGKVLAQDRDNSEDNEKDSKSVDNDNIQLEQ